From Coturnix japonica isolate 7356 chromosome 1, Coturnix japonica 2.1, whole genome shotgun sequence, the proteins below share one genomic window:
- the GABRB3 gene encoding gamma-aminobutyric acid receptor subunit beta-3 isoform X1, protein MGHHHFRQFLGLHERKGGKRQKITDYTLTMYFQQYWRDKRLAYAGIPLNLTLDNRVADQLWVPDTYFLNDKKSFVHGVTVKNRMIRLHPDGTVLYGLRITTTAACMMDLRRYPLDEQNCTLEIESYGYTTDDIEFYWRGGDNAVTGVERIELPQFSIVEYRLVSKNVVFATGAYPRLSLSFRLKRNIGYFILQTYMPSILITILSWVSFWINYDASAARVALGITTVLTMTTINTHLRETLPKIPYVKAIDMYLMGCFVFVFLALLEYAFVNYIFFGKGPQRQKKLAEKTAKANNDRSRFEGSRVDTHGNILLTSLEIHNEVASNEVTTSVTDARNSTISFDNSGIQYRKQSSHRESLGRRSSDRTGSHSKRGHLRRRSSQLKIKIPDLTDVNAIDRWSRMVFPFTFSLFNLIYWLYYVN, encoded by the exons GCATCATCATTTTAGGCAATTTTTGGGactacatgaaagaaaaggaggaaaaagacaaaagataaCA GATTACACTTTGACTATGTATTTTCAACAGTACTGGAGAGATAAGAGACTGGCATATGCTGGCATACCTCTCAACCTGACGCTTGATAATCGAGTGGCAGATCAACTCTGGGTGCCTGACACCTACTTCTTAAATGACAAGAAATCATTTGTGCATGGCGTTACTGTGAAGAACCGAATGATTCGCCTTCATCCAGATGGAACGGTGCTTTATGGCCTCAG aatcACAACCACTGCAGCTTGTATGATGGACTTGAGAAGATACCCGCTAGATGAACAGAACTGTACTCTCGAAATAGAAAGCT ATGGCTACACAACTGACGACATAGAGTTCTACTGGAGAGGTGGAGATAACGCAGTCACTGGTGTGGAAAGGATTGAGCTTCCTCAGTTCTCAATTGTGGAATATAGACTGGTGTCCAAGAATGTTGTCTTTGCCACAG GTGCCTATCCAAGACTCTCACTAAGCTTTAGGTTGAAGAGAAATATTGGATACTTTATTCTTCAAACCTACATGCCCTCCATACTGATTACCATTCTGTCCTGGGTGTCCTTCTGGATCAATTATGATGCTTCAGCTGCAAGAGTTGCCCTTG GAATTACAACCGTGCTGACTATGACAACAATCAACACACATCTGCGAGAGACTTTGCCTAAAATTCCCTACGTTAAAGCCATTGACATGTATCTTATGGGCTGCTTTGTATTTGTCTTCTTGGCCTTACTTGAATATGCTTTTGTCAACTACATTTTCTTCGGAAAAGGCCCTCAAAGGCAGAAGAAACTcgcagaaaaaacagcaaaggcGAACAATGATCGCTCAAGGTTTGAAGGCAGCCGG GTGGACACCCATGGAAACATTCTGCTAACATCTCTTGAAATTCACAATGAGGTCGCAAGCAACGAGGTCACAACCAGCGTTACGGATGCCAGAAATTCAACGATATCCTTTGACAACTCAGGAATccagtacagaaaacaaagctcacaTCGTGAAAGCCTTGGAAGGCGTTCATCAGACAGAACAGGCTCCCACAGCAAGAGGGGCCATTTACGAAGAAGGTCTTCACAACTGAAGATAAAAATTCCTGATCTAACAGATGTGAATGCCATCGACAGATGGTCAAGAATGGTGTTTCcattcacattttctcttttcaactTAATTTACTGGCTATACTATGTTAACTGA
- the GABRB3 gene encoding gamma-aminobutyric acid receptor subunit beta-3 isoform X2, whose amino-acid sequence MYFQQYWRDKRLAYAGIPLNLTLDNRVADQLWVPDTYFLNDKKSFVHGVTVKNRMIRLHPDGTVLYGLRITTTAACMMDLRRYPLDEQNCTLEIESYGYTTDDIEFYWRGGDNAVTGVERIELPQFSIVEYRLVSKNVVFATGAYPRLSLSFRLKRNIGYFILQTYMPSILITILSWVSFWINYDASAARVALGITTVLTMTTINTHLRETLPKIPYVKAIDMYLMGCFVFVFLALLEYAFVNYIFFGKGPQRQKKLAEKTAKANNDRSRFEGSRVDTHGNILLTSLEIHNEVASNEVTTSVTDARNSTISFDNSGIQYRKQSSHRESLGRRSSDRTGSHSKRGHLRRRSSQLKIKIPDLTDVNAIDRWSRMVFPFTFSLFNLIYWLYYVN is encoded by the exons ATGTATTTTCAACAGTACTGGAGAGATAAGAGACTGGCATATGCTGGCATACCTCTCAACCTGACGCTTGATAATCGAGTGGCAGATCAACTCTGGGTGCCTGACACCTACTTCTTAAATGACAAGAAATCATTTGTGCATGGCGTTACTGTGAAGAACCGAATGATTCGCCTTCATCCAGATGGAACGGTGCTTTATGGCCTCAG aatcACAACCACTGCAGCTTGTATGATGGACTTGAGAAGATACCCGCTAGATGAACAGAACTGTACTCTCGAAATAGAAAGCT ATGGCTACACAACTGACGACATAGAGTTCTACTGGAGAGGTGGAGATAACGCAGTCACTGGTGTGGAAAGGATTGAGCTTCCTCAGTTCTCAATTGTGGAATATAGACTGGTGTCCAAGAATGTTGTCTTTGCCACAG GTGCCTATCCAAGACTCTCACTAAGCTTTAGGTTGAAGAGAAATATTGGATACTTTATTCTTCAAACCTACATGCCCTCCATACTGATTACCATTCTGTCCTGGGTGTCCTTCTGGATCAATTATGATGCTTCAGCTGCAAGAGTTGCCCTTG GAATTACAACCGTGCTGACTATGACAACAATCAACACACATCTGCGAGAGACTTTGCCTAAAATTCCCTACGTTAAAGCCATTGACATGTATCTTATGGGCTGCTTTGTATTTGTCTTCTTGGCCTTACTTGAATATGCTTTTGTCAACTACATTTTCTTCGGAAAAGGCCCTCAAAGGCAGAAGAAACTcgcagaaaaaacagcaaaggcGAACAATGATCGCTCAAGGTTTGAAGGCAGCCGG GTGGACACCCATGGAAACATTCTGCTAACATCTCTTGAAATTCACAATGAGGTCGCAAGCAACGAGGTCACAACCAGCGTTACGGATGCCAGAAATTCAACGATATCCTTTGACAACTCAGGAATccagtacagaaaacaaagctcacaTCGTGAAAGCCTTGGAAGGCGTTCATCAGACAGAACAGGCTCCCACAGCAAGAGGGGCCATTTACGAAGAAGGTCTTCACAACTGAAGATAAAAATTCCTGATCTAACAGATGTGAATGCCATCGACAGATGGTCAAGAATGGTGTTTCcattcacattttctcttttcaactTAATTTACTGGCTATACTATGTTAACTGA